One Sanguibacter sp. HDW7 DNA window includes the following coding sequences:
- a CDS encoding TadA family conjugal transfer-associated ATPase: protein MRTYDDALLADVRARLATVPAGVADLGDVVRDAVRHRGVVLGSHALERLVHDVRDATLGAGPLQVLLDEPGVTDVLVNGPRDVWVDRGSGLEHVPLDLGTDDDVRALAVHLAAAGGQRLDDASPVVDARLPDGARLHAVVAPVCPRGALISLRVLRPGGLPYTELVAAGMLPPGTGDLLPALVAARANVLVSGSTGTGKTTLLAALLALAPPDERLLVVEEARELVPTHPHVLHLLARRANVEGRGEVTLADLVRATLRMRPDRIVLGECRGAEVRELLTALNTGHDGGWATLHANSAADVPARLMALGALAGLDPAAVAAQAAAALDVVVHLRRTDGRRHVAEVGTVGLDDGRLVVEPALTWDGSGAPVRGPAWDALVAQLRDRA from the coding sequence GTGAGGACGTACGACGACGCACTGCTCGCCGACGTCCGCGCCCGCCTCGCGACGGTTCCCGCGGGCGTGGCCGACCTCGGCGACGTCGTGCGCGACGCCGTGCGCCACCGCGGCGTCGTCCTCGGCTCGCACGCGCTCGAGCGGCTCGTCCACGACGTGCGCGACGCGACCCTCGGCGCCGGCCCCCTCCAGGTGCTGCTCGACGAGCCTGGCGTCACCGACGTCCTCGTCAACGGCCCCCGCGACGTGTGGGTCGACCGAGGCTCCGGGCTCGAGCACGTCCCGCTCGATCTCGGCACGGACGACGACGTCCGCGCGCTCGCCGTCCACCTCGCCGCAGCGGGCGGGCAGCGCCTCGACGACGCGAGCCCCGTCGTCGACGCCCGGCTGCCCGACGGTGCTCGCCTGCACGCGGTCGTCGCCCCCGTGTGTCCGCGCGGGGCCCTCATCTCGCTGCGCGTCCTGCGCCCGGGTGGCCTGCCGTACACGGAGCTCGTCGCGGCAGGCATGCTCCCGCCCGGTACGGGCGACCTGCTGCCCGCGCTCGTCGCGGCGCGCGCCAACGTGCTCGTCTCGGGCTCCACCGGCACCGGCAAGACGACGCTGCTCGCAGCACTCCTCGCGCTCGCCCCGCCCGACGAGCGCCTCCTCGTCGTCGAGGAGGCCCGCGAGCTCGTGCCGACGCACCCGCACGTCCTCCACCTGCTCGCCCGGCGCGCCAACGTCGAGGGACGCGGCGAGGTGACGCTCGCCGACCTCGTCCGAGCGACGCTGCGCATGCGGCCCGACAGGATCGTCCTCGGCGAGTGCCGGGGCGCCGAGGTGCGCGAGCTCCTCACCGCCCTCAACACCGGGCACGACGGCGGCTGGGCGACCCTCCACGCGAACTCGGCCGCCGACGTCCCCGCGCGGCTCATGGCCCTCGGCGCGCTCGCTGGCCTCGACCCTGCGGCCGTCGCCGCCCAGGCCGCGGCCGCGCTCGACGTCGTCGTCCACCTGCGGCGCACGGACGGGCGGCGTCACGTCGCTGAGGTCGGGACCGTCGGGCTCGACGACGGCCGGCTCGTCGTCGAGCCGGCGCTCACGTGGGACGGGAGCGGCGCGCCGGTGCGCGGGCCGGCGTGGGACGCGCTGGTCGCCCAGCTCCGGGACCGCGCGTGA
- a CDS encoding proline dehydrogenase family protein, which translates to MVTLDDVVPEAVGLARRWLAATAHDETSAERRSTRRLASLVADPDGLELALRFVDRVVRPRDPHVAAHELAALGSAGLRPTFLGAADRLLLTRGARLAPLAPQVAVPAARGRMRQMIGHLIADATDLGPQLARLRGGGFDVNVNLLGEAVLGEAEAAARVARLRELVARPDVDHVSVKVSALVPQIVTWDLDGSRARVLRRLRPLARAASAHGTHLVLDMEEYRDLALTLAVVAELADDPGLRDLRLGVALQAYLPDSRAALEEVLLHSRRREAAGGRPLRVRLVKGANLAMERVEAELHGWEQTVYATKAEVDASYLDLVDLALTPGLGLRVGVASHNLFHVAAAHLLARERGEAARMEVEMLHGMAPAQARAVRAETGRVLLYVPAVDPADLDVAVGYLVRRLEENAAPQNFLHAMSAGGTALDAQEEAFRAAVVAAPTVDRTPRRLRATSPDPQGLPSPPDLPEPADPPDPPDPPVPVDPPDPPASPASPASADPPASPASASPDEPSARGFQSLTRVETRVHDSEPRAGARSSAGAGTAAGAGERGSREFWNVPDLDPALASVRERGAAMRGGATPHAAPASLVPVRTVTEADTVVARAVELRLTWAAVPPRARGAALRRAAELLAERRDAIAATVVAEARKTVAEIDPEISEVIDLARWYAGSAERLDPDHKDADPDAVHRPSGVTLVTPPWNFPVAIPLGSVLASLAAGSPALLKPSHLTPLSAAMAAGAVRDALAETGHAPDVLQVLDVDGRGEAGVGSHLVQHPDVTRVLLTGSLATAQLFARMRPDLDVLAETSGKNAVIVTPSADVDLAVADTVRSAFGHAGQKCSAASLLVLVGSAGADDRLRRQLADAVTSLVVGPATDAGTVMNPLTPVADGDLLRALTMLEPGESWLVEPRRLDDVGLMWSPGIRADVRPGSWFHRTEAFGPVLGVVRVATLDDAIAVVNDVDLGLTSGLHSLDDDEIDRWTERVEAGNLYVNRHTTGAIVRRQPFGGWKASVVGPGAKAGGPHYVAQLGTWADAPGVPDRETAPGAWLARAGESDARWWRERFSREHDPSGLTVESNVLRYRPVPHATVRVGPGAHEVEVTRVLAAAERCGVSVEVSVDPTVVRGGVGGAGAGHGTEPDDAGPAGVALRDPKGGTYVDLALPGDARVEDATTFASRVAAGDVDGRIRVVGRSPGLREAAAGRTGFVTVLDAPVVASGARELLAFLREQAVSRTRHRYGHVETR; encoded by the coding sequence ATGGTGACGCTCGACGATGTCGTCCCCGAGGCGGTCGGGCTCGCGCGCCGCTGGCTCGCCGCGACCGCCCACGACGAGACCTCTGCAGAACGTCGCTCGACCCGCCGCCTCGCGTCGCTCGTCGCCGACCCCGACGGCCTCGAGCTCGCACTGCGGTTCGTCGACCGCGTCGTGCGCCCGCGCGACCCGCACGTCGCGGCGCACGAGCTCGCGGCCCTCGGCAGCGCCGGCCTGCGCCCGACGTTCCTCGGCGCCGCCGACCGCCTGCTGCTCACCCGCGGAGCGCGACTCGCGCCCCTCGCGCCGCAGGTCGCCGTGCCCGCCGCGCGCGGCCGCATGCGGCAGATGATCGGGCACCTCATCGCCGACGCGACCGACCTCGGCCCGCAGCTCGCGCGCCTGCGGGGTGGCGGCTTCGACGTCAACGTCAACCTCCTCGGCGAGGCTGTCCTCGGGGAGGCCGAGGCCGCCGCGCGCGTCGCTCGGCTGCGCGAGCTCGTCGCCCGGCCCGACGTCGACCACGTCTCCGTCAAGGTGTCCGCGCTCGTCCCGCAGATCGTCACGTGGGACCTCGACGGCTCCCGCGCGCGCGTCCTGCGGCGGCTGCGGCCCCTGGCGCGCGCGGCGAGCGCGCACGGCACGCACCTCGTCCTCGACATGGAGGAGTACCGGGACCTTGCGCTCACGCTCGCGGTCGTCGCCGAGCTCGCCGACGACCCAGGGCTGCGGGACCTGCGCCTCGGCGTCGCCCTCCAGGCGTACCTGCCCGACTCGCGCGCGGCGCTCGAGGAGGTGCTCCTCCACTCCCGGCGGCGCGAGGCCGCGGGCGGGCGGCCTCTGCGGGTGCGGCTCGTCAAGGGCGCGAACCTCGCGATGGAACGCGTCGAGGCCGAGCTTCACGGCTGGGAGCAGACCGTCTACGCGACGAAGGCTGAGGTCGACGCGTCGTACCTCGACCTCGTCGACCTCGCGCTCACGCCCGGGCTCGGCCTGCGCGTCGGCGTCGCGAGCCACAACCTCTTCCACGTCGCGGCCGCGCACCTGCTCGCACGCGAGCGCGGCGAGGCGGCGCGCATGGAGGTCGAGATGCTCCACGGCATGGCGCCGGCGCAGGCGCGCGCCGTCCGCGCAGAGACCGGTCGGGTGCTGCTCTACGTGCCGGCCGTCGACCCGGCCGACCTCGACGTCGCCGTCGGGTACCTCGTGCGTCGGCTCGAGGAGAACGCGGCGCCGCAGAACTTCCTCCACGCGATGTCGGCAGGCGGCACGGCGCTCGACGCCCAGGAGGAAGCGTTCCGCGCGGCGGTCGTGGCGGCCCCCACGGTGGACCGCACGCCCCGCCGCCTCCGCGCCACCTCACCTGACCCGCAGGGCCTGCCTTCCCCTCCCGACCTGCCGGAACCCGCCGACCCGCCTGACCCGCCTGACCCGCCGGTCCCAGTCGACCCGCCCGACCCGCCGGCCTCGCCGGCCTCGCCGGCCTCAGCCGACCCGCCCGCCTCACCGGCGTCCGCGAGCCCCGACGAGCCGTCTGCACGCGGCTTTCAGTCGCTCACGCGTGTTGAAACCCGCGTGCACGACTCAGAACCGCGTGCGGGCGCTCGCTCCAGCGCAGGCGCTGGCACAGCCGCCGGTGCGGGGGAGCGCGGATCGCGGGAGTTCTGGAACGTGCCCGACCTGGATCCCGCGCTCGCCTCGGTGCGGGAGAGGGGCGCGGCGATGCGGGGCGGTGCCACGCCGCATGCTGCGCCTGCGTCGCTCGTGCCCGTGCGGACGGTGACGGAGGCCGACACCGTCGTCGCCCGCGCCGTCGAGCTGCGCCTCACCTGGGCGGCCGTCCCGCCACGTGCCCGCGGCGCAGCGCTGAGGAGAGCCGCCGAGCTCCTCGCCGAGAGGCGCGACGCGATCGCCGCGACGGTCGTCGCCGAGGCCCGCAAGACCGTCGCCGAGATCGACCCGGAGATCTCCGAGGTCATCGACCTCGCCCGCTGGTACGCAGGCTCCGCCGAGCGGCTCGACCCCGACCACAAGGACGCCGACCCGGACGCCGTCCACAGGCCGTCGGGCGTCACGCTCGTCACCCCACCGTGGAACTTCCCCGTCGCGATCCCGCTCGGCTCCGTGCTCGCGTCGCTCGCCGCCGGTTCGCCCGCGCTCCTCAAGCCCTCGCACCTCACGCCCCTGTCCGCCGCCATGGCGGCGGGAGCGGTGCGTGACGCGCTCGCGGAGACGGGGCACGCGCCCGACGTCCTCCAGGTGCTCGACGTCGACGGCCGCGGCGAGGCCGGCGTCGGCAGCCATCTCGTGCAGCACCCCGACGTCACGCGCGTCCTGCTCACCGGCTCGCTCGCCACCGCGCAGCTCTTCGCGCGCATGCGCCCTGACCTCGACGTCCTCGCGGAGACGTCGGGCAAGAACGCCGTGATCGTCACGCCGTCCGCCGACGTCGACCTCGCGGTCGCCGACACCGTGCGCTCCGCCTTCGGCCACGCCGGCCAGAAGTGCTCGGCCGCGTCGCTCCTCGTCCTCGTCGGCTCCGCGGGCGCCGACGACCGCCTGCGCCGTCAGCTCGCCGACGCCGTGACGTCCCTCGTTGTCGGCCCCGCGACCGACGCCGGCACCGTCATGAACCCCCTCACGCCCGTCGCCGACGGCGACCTGCTGCGCGCCCTCACGATGCTCGAGCCCGGCGAGAGCTGGCTCGTCGAGCCCCGGCGCCTCGACGACGTCGGCCTCATGTGGTCGCCGGGCATCCGCGCCGACGTCCGTCCGGGCTCGTGGTTCCACCGCACCGAGGCGTTCGGCCCCGTGCTCGGCGTCGTGCGCGTCGCGACGCTCGACGACGCGATCGCCGTCGTCAACGACGTCGACCTCGGGCTCACGAGCGGCCTGCACTCGCTCGACGACGACGAGATCGACCGCTGGACCGAGCGCGTCGAGGCCGGGAACCTCTACGTCAACCGGCACACGACCGGCGCGATCGTGCGCCGTCAGCCGTTCGGCGGATGGAAGGCGTCCGTCGTCGGCCCCGGCGCCAAGGCCGGTGGACCGCACTACGTCGCGCAGCTCGGCACGTGGGCCGACGCGCCCGGCGTGCCCGACCGCGAGACCGCACCCGGCGCGTGGCTCGCCCGGGCGGGGGAGTCCGACGCCCGCTGGTGGCGCGAGCGGTTCTCACGCGAGCACGACCCGAGCGGCCTCACCGTCGAGTCGAACGTGCTGCGCTATCGGCCCGTGCCGCACGCGACCGTGCGCGTCGGGCCCGGCGCGCACGAGGTCGAGGTGACGCGCGTCCTCGCCGCCGCCGAGCGGTGCGGCGTGAGCGTCGAGGTGTCGGTCGACCCGACCGTCGTGCGCGGGGGCGTGGGCGGTGCGGGTGCCGGGCATGGCACGGAGCCGGACGACGCAGGCCCGGCGGGTGTCGCTCTGCGCGACCCGAAGGGTGGCACGTACGTCGACCTCGCCCTGCCGGGCGACGCCCGCGTCGAGGACGCGACGACGTTCGCCTCACGCGTCGCCGCGGGCGACGTCGACGGGCGCATCCGCGTCGTCGGGAGGAGCCCCGGGCTCCGCGAGGCCGCCGCCGGACGGACCGGCTTCGTCACGGTGCTCGACGCCCCCGTCGTCGCGTCGGGCGCGCGCGAGCTGCTCGCGTTCCTCCGCGAGCAGGCCGTGAGCCGCACGCGCCACCGCTACGGGCACGTCGAGACGCGCTGA
- a CDS encoding N-acetylglucosamine kinase: MSEPLVVGVDVGGTKTQVRAVDSEGAVVQDVVVATRGWEASDAGAARWLARTVTDALGGRAALTVVVGAHGVETVEHARELGDRTAAVLRASVTIVNDAELVVPAAGLQDGIGVIAGTGSIVVGRDRSGARLRAAGWGWVLSDPGSASALVRDAVAALLRAEDAGRPDAVLRAHLLESVGVPDVPGLVHRLSWAQGPERWGDHGPAVTGAAAAGSHLATEVLAAGAEALAACVRDLVSRGADGSAVVLAGGLLAAVPEQRERVADAVRRFVPGAHVRHLAEAPVAGAVNLALARCGRGS; this comes from the coding sequence ATGAGCGAGCCCCTGGTCGTCGGCGTCGACGTCGGCGGGACGAAGACACAGGTTCGTGCGGTCGACAGCGAGGGCGCGGTCGTGCAGGACGTCGTCGTCGCGACCCGCGGCTGGGAGGCGTCGGACGCAGGTGCTGCCCGGTGGCTCGCGCGCACGGTCACCGATGCGCTCGGCGGGCGTGCGGCACTGACCGTCGTCGTGGGTGCCCACGGCGTCGAGACCGTCGAGCATGCGCGCGAGCTCGGGGACCGGACGGCAGCCGTTCTGCGGGCTTCCGTGACGATCGTCAACGACGCCGAGCTCGTCGTGCCCGCCGCGGGCCTCCAGGACGGCATCGGCGTCATCGCCGGGACGGGGTCGATCGTCGTCGGGCGCGACCGTTCCGGTGCGCGGCTGCGGGCGGCAGGGTGGGGCTGGGTCCTCTCGGACCCGGGGTCGGCGTCCGCGCTCGTACGTGACGCTGTCGCGGCGTTGCTGCGCGCCGAGGATGCCGGCCGTCCCGACGCTGTGCTCCGGGCCCACCTGCTGGAGTCGGTCGGAGTGCCCGACGTCCCGGGTCTCGTCCACCGGCTCTCGTGGGCGCAGGGGCCCGAGCGGTGGGGCGATCACGGCCCTGCCGTGACGGGCGCCGCCGCGGCTGGTTCGCACCTCGCGACCGAGGTGCTCGCGGCAGGGGCCGAGGCTCTCGCCGCCTGCGTGCGTGACCTCGTCTCGCGCGGCGCCGACGGCTCTGCGGTCGTGCTCGCGGGAGGGCTGCTCGCCGCGGTCCCGGAGCAGAGGGAGAGGGTGGCGGACGCCGTGCGGAGGTTCGTCCCGGGAGCGCACGTCCGCCACCTGGCCGAGGCCCCGGTCGCGGGTGCGGTGAACCTGGCCTTGGCGAGGTGCGGCCGCGGCTCGTGA
- the ssd gene encoding septum site-determining protein Ssd, translating to MAGSVGGDQERDDPEVTMALWTVPPATEATARPWPAPDDDAWDAGPRLAAASPPGLRSVLGVSGARGGTGASTLAAACARALARREGGCVLVDLDEDGGGLDVLCGIEDQPGLRWADLRDATGDVPAAELHALLPLWGDVHVLSHDRARPGEVAPAALHDVLAALGADVPLVLDLPRHVRSRPPVPVDLHVLVVPRDLQGVAAAQRSLHDLHPAAAVRLVTSGPAPGGLTEGVVADAVGVDVLARLHTDRTLPRAVERGVGPCGPRLHRTALAVLGALQHAMRGGRTVRAR from the coding sequence GTGGCGGGCAGCGTCGGCGGCGACCAGGAGCGCGACGACCCGGAGGTGACCATGGCGCTGTGGACAGTGCCGCCCGCGACCGAGGCCACCGCCCGGCCGTGGCCCGCGCCCGACGACGACGCGTGGGATGCCGGACCGCGTCTCGCCGCAGCATCTCCGCCCGGCCTCCGGTCCGTCCTCGGCGTGAGCGGCGCCCGCGGCGGGACCGGCGCGAGCACGCTCGCCGCCGCGTGCGCCCGCGCGCTCGCCCGGCGCGAGGGCGGCTGCGTCCTCGTCGACCTCGACGAGGACGGCGGCGGCCTCGACGTCCTCTGCGGCATCGAGGACCAGCCCGGTCTGCGCTGGGCGGACCTGCGCGACGCGACGGGCGACGTCCCCGCCGCCGAGCTCCACGCCCTCCTGCCGCTGTGGGGCGACGTCCACGTCCTCAGCCATGACCGCGCCCGTCCCGGCGAGGTCGCGCCCGCCGCGCTGCACGACGTCCTCGCGGCGCTCGGCGCCGACGTCCCGCTCGTCCTCGACCTGCCCCGCCACGTGCGCTCCCGTCCGCCCGTGCCCGTCGACCTCCACGTGCTCGTCGTGCCGCGCGACCTCCAGGGCGTCGCCGCTGCGCAGCGCAGCCTCCACGACCTGCATCCCGCGGCGGCCGTGCGCCTCGTGACGTCCGGGCCCGCGCCCGGCGGCCTCACCGAGGGCGTCGTCGCGGACGCCGTCGGCGTCGACGTCCTCGCCCGCCTCCACACGGACCGCACGCTGCCGCGTGCCGTGGAGCGCGGCGTGGGGCCGTGCGGGCCGCGCCTGCACCGCACGGCGCTCGCGGTGCTCGGCGCTCTGCAGCACGCGATGCGTGGCGGGCGGACGGTGCGTGCCCGGTGA
- the acs gene encoding acetate--CoA ligase — MSQDGTPAAAGLENLLHESRSFPPSPEFAAQANAQPAMYEAAAADRLGFWADQARDLITWRKPFTETLDWSGAPVARWFADGTLNAAYNAVDRHVAEGRGDRVAIHFEGEPGDTRTLTYNDLLREVSRAANALSALGVRTGDRVVIYLPMIPEAVVAMLACARLGAPHSVVFGGFSADALRSRIADAEAKVVITADGGFRRGAPSALKPAVDEAIEPRDGVESPVEHVLVVRRTGQDTAFVEGRDVWWHDALESADVTHEPVWVEAEHPLFILYTSGTTGKPKGILHTTGGYLAQAAYTHKNVFDLKAESDVYWCTADIGWVTGHSYVTYGPLINGATQVIYEGTPDSPHQGRWWEIIEKYKVTILYTAPTAIRTCMKWGEDIPAKFDLSSLRVLGSVGEPINPEAWMWYRRVIGGDKAPIVDTWWQTETGAIMISPLPGVTAAKPGSAQVPLPGIVADIVDDEFRSVPDGGGGYLVLSEPWPAMLRGIWGDLERFKDTYWSRFPGIYFAGDGAKKDEDGDIWLLGRVDDVMNVSGHRLSTTEIESALVSHDAVAEAAVVGASDEMTGQAVVAFVILRSDATEALGTTDEDEIVQILRNHVGKEIGPIAKPKRILVVAELPKTRSGKIMRRLLRDVAENRAVGDATTLADSSVMDLIAKGLSK; from the coding sequence GTGAGCCAGGACGGGACGCCGGCAGCCGCCGGTCTCGAGAATCTTCTGCACGAGAGCCGGAGCTTCCCTCCGAGCCCGGAGTTCGCCGCGCAGGCGAACGCGCAGCCTGCGATGTACGAGGCCGCCGCGGCCGACCGCCTCGGCTTCTGGGCCGACCAGGCCCGTGACCTGATCACGTGGCGCAAGCCGTTCACCGAGACCCTCGACTGGTCCGGCGCGCCCGTCGCCCGCTGGTTCGCCGACGGAACGCTCAACGCCGCCTACAACGCGGTCGACCGCCACGTCGCCGAGGGACGCGGCGACCGCGTCGCCATCCACTTCGAGGGCGAGCCCGGCGACACCCGCACGCTCACCTACAACGACCTGCTCCGCGAGGTCTCCCGCGCCGCGAACGCGCTGTCCGCGCTCGGCGTGAGGACCGGCGACCGCGTCGTCATCTACCTGCCGATGATCCCCGAGGCCGTCGTCGCGATGCTCGCGTGCGCACGCCTCGGCGCCCCGCACTCCGTCGTCTTCGGTGGCTTCTCCGCCGACGCGCTGCGCTCGCGCATCGCCGACGCCGAGGCCAAGGTCGTCATCACGGCCGACGGCGGCTTCCGCCGCGGCGCCCCCTCCGCGCTCAAGCCCGCGGTCGACGAGGCGATCGAGCCGCGCGACGGCGTCGAGAGCCCCGTCGAGCACGTGCTCGTCGTGCGCCGCACCGGTCAGGACACGGCGTTCGTCGAGGGCCGCGACGTGTGGTGGCACGATGCCCTCGAGTCCGCCGACGTCACGCACGAGCCCGTGTGGGTCGAGGCCGAGCACCCGCTCTTCATCCTCTACACCTCCGGCACGACGGGAAAGCCCAAGGGCATCCTCCACACGACCGGCGGCTACCTCGCGCAGGCCGCGTACACCCACAAGAACGTCTTCGACCTCAAGGCCGAGTCCGACGTCTACTGGTGCACCGCCGACATCGGCTGGGTGACCGGCCACAGCTACGTCACGTACGGCCCGCTCATCAACGGCGCGACCCAGGTCATCTACGAGGGCACGCCCGACTCCCCGCACCAGGGCCGCTGGTGGGAGATCATCGAGAAGTACAAGGTCACCATCCTCTACACGGCGCCCACCGCGATCCGCACGTGCATGAAGTGGGGCGAGGACATCCCCGCGAAGTTCGACCTCTCGAGCCTGCGCGTCCTCGGCTCCGTCGGTGAGCCCATCAACCCCGAGGCGTGGATGTGGTACCGCCGCGTCATCGGCGGCGACAAGGCCCCGATCGTCGACACCTGGTGGCAGACCGAGACCGGCGCCATCATGATCTCGCCCCTGCCCGGCGTCACGGCCGCCAAGCCCGGCTCCGCGCAGGTCCCGCTGCCCGGCATCGTCGCCGACATCGTCGACGACGAGTTCAGGTCCGTGCCCGACGGCGGTGGCGGCTACCTCGTGCTCTCCGAGCCGTGGCCCGCGATGCTCCGCGGCATCTGGGGCGACCTCGAGCGGTTCAAGGACACGTACTGGTCGCGGTTCCCCGGCATCTACTTCGCCGGCGACGGTGCCAAGAAGGACGAGGACGGCGACATCTGGCTGCTCGGCCGCGTCGACGACGTCATGAACGTCTCGGGCCACCGCCTCTCGACGACCGAGATCGAGTCGGCGCTCGTCTCGCACGACGCCGTCGCCGAGGCCGCTGTCGTCGGTGCCTCCGACGAGATGACCGGCCAGGCCGTCGTCGCGTTCGTCATCCTGCGCTCCGACGCGACCGAAGCGCTCGGCACGACCGACGAGGACGAGATCGTCCAGATCCTGCGCAACCACGTCGGCAAGGAGATCGGCCCGATCGCCAAGCCCAAGCGCATCCTCGTCGTCGCCGAGCTGCCCAAGACGCGCTCCGGCAAGATCATGCGCCGCCTGCTGCGCGATGTCGCCGAGAACCGCGCCGTCGGGGACGCGACGACGCTCGCGGACTCCTCGGTCATGGACCTCATCGCCAAGGGGCTCAGCAAGTAG
- a CDS encoding HAD family phosphatase: MTAQRPAASRPRPTAAFFDLDKTVIATSSVSAFSRPFAAGGLLSRRAMLRSAYAHVLYMAGGADAEQTERMRRTLSALVEGWDVAQVSEIVSETLHDLIDPYVYAEAVELMAAHHAAGRDVVIVSASGTEVVEPIAAALGADRVVATRMEIADGRYTGGIDFYAYGENKAVAVRELAEKHGYDLAESYAYSDSITDAPMLGAVGHSFVVNPDRALRRLAAEEGWDVLTFTRPVAIEAFLTPRRGIAVGVALAAAAGAIVWAVQRRRSR; the protein is encoded by the coding sequence GTGACCGCGCAGCGACCTGCGGCGTCACGGCCCCGGCCGACCGCCGCGTTCTTCGACCTCGACAAGACCGTCATCGCGACGTCGAGCGTGTCCGCGTTCTCGCGCCCGTTCGCTGCTGGCGGCCTCCTCTCGCGCCGCGCCATGCTGCGCTCCGCGTACGCGCACGTCCTCTACATGGCGGGCGGCGCGGACGCCGAGCAGACCGAGCGCATGCGCCGCACGCTCTCCGCGCTCGTCGAGGGCTGGGACGTCGCGCAGGTGAGCGAGATCGTCAGCGAGACCCTCCACGACCTCATCGACCCCTACGTGTACGCCGAGGCCGTCGAGCTCATGGCCGCGCACCATGCGGCCGGGCGTGACGTCGTCATCGTCTCGGCGTCCGGCACGGAGGTCGTCGAGCCCATCGCGGCGGCGCTCGGCGCGGACCGCGTCGTCGCGACGCGCATGGAGATCGCCGACGGCCGCTACACGGGCGGCATCGACTTCTACGCCTACGGGGAGAACAAGGCGGTCGCGGTGCGCGAGCTCGCCGAGAAGCACGGCTACGACCTCGCCGAGTCCTACGCGTACTCCGACTCGATCACGGACGCACCGATGCTCGGGGCCGTCGGGCACAGCTTCGTCGTGAACCCCGACCGCGCACTACGACGGCTCGCCGCCGAGGAGGGCTGGGACGTGCTGACGTTCACGCGGCCCGTCGCGATCGAGGCGTTCCTCACGCCGCGGCGCGGGATCGCTGTGGGCGTCGCGCTCGCGGCCGCCGCGGGCGCGATCGTCTGGGCGGTGCAGCGGCGTCGGTCGCGCTGA
- a CDS encoding SIS domain-containing protein → MSPIRLTFADGITAQATALDRIAEHVEQELDRLDPQMLDVRTPTFLAMGASHAALAGAILDLRAGGVRAERALASEASHVTRADLVVAVSQGGRSAETLAALESVDVPTLGLVNVADSPLEATVDVTVGLGEEPDSYASTVGLTGTCIALERLTARMLGGRPSPWVGIGDLVRGVVADATPIMRDLAVRCTGTGVVAADVVASGAGLTVVEAVALLLREVVRLPATPAVTRNYLHGAMESAGRSLHIVVGDGREVALARTLAGAGHLTLLVTTRDVERDGALEVLRLPEVTGAPRTVAEIVALQVLAGELAAAAGVDVEAFVFANDDTKAGGVDPGDFAIASPRLDA, encoded by the coding sequence ATGTCACCCATCCGACTCACCTTCGCCGACGGCATCACCGCCCAGGCGACAGCCCTTGACCGTATCGCCGAGCACGTCGAGCAGGAGCTCGACCGGCTCGACCCGCAGATGCTCGACGTCCGGACGCCGACCTTCCTCGCGATGGGGGCCTCGCACGCGGCGCTCGCGGGCGCGATCCTCGACCTGCGCGCAGGCGGGGTCCGCGCCGAGCGCGCCCTCGCCTCGGAGGCGTCGCACGTCACGAGGGCCGACCTCGTCGTCGCGGTCTCCCAGGGCGGGCGCAGCGCAGAGACGCTCGCGGCGCTCGAGAGCGTCGACGTCCCCACGCTCGGGCTCGTCAACGTCGCGGACAGCCCTCTCGAGGCGACGGTCGACGTGACGGTCGGGCTCGGCGAGGAGCCCGACTCGTACGCGTCGACGGTCGGCCTCACGGGGACGTGCATCGCGCTCGAACGGCTCACCGCACGCATGCTCGGCGGGCGACCCAGCCCGTGGGTCGGGATCGGGGACCTCGTGCGTGGCGTCGTTGCCGACGCCACGCCGATCATGCGGGACCTGGCGGTGCGATGCACCGGCACGGGCGTCGTCGCGGCGGACGTCGTCGCGTCCGGTGCCGGGCTCACCGTCGTCGAGGCCGTCGCGCTGCTCCTGCGTGAGGTCGTCCGGCTGCCCGCGACCCCGGCGGTGACGCGCAACTACCTCCACGGCGCGATGGAGTCCGCCGGGCGCTCCCTCCACATCGTCGTCGGCGACGGGCGGGAGGTCGCCCTCGCACGCACGCTCGCGGGAGCGGGTCACCTCACCCTGCTGGTGACGACGCGTGACGTCGAACGGGACGGGGCGCTCGAGGTGCTGCGGCTCCCCGAGGTGACCGGCGCTCCGCGGACGGTCGCCGAGATCGTCGCGCTGCAGGTTCTCGCCGGTGAGCTGGCGGCGGCTGCTGGGGTCGACGTCGAGGCGTTCGTCTTCGCGAACGACGACACGAAGGCCGGTGGCGTCGATCCGGGCGACTTCGCGATCGCGTCGCCGAGACTGGACGCATGA